From the genome of Lotus japonicus ecotype B-129 chromosome 6, LjGifu_v1.2, one region includes:
- the LOC130722480 gene encoding uncharacterized protein LOC130722480 — translation MKAVVITTPGGPQVLQLQDVEDPHLGDGEVLIRVHATALNRADTLQRKGAYPPPKGASSYPGLECSGTVESIGKHVSRWKIGDQVCALLAGGGYAEKVAVPQEQILPVPPGVSLTDAASFPEVACTVWSTIFMMSRLTQGETLLIHGGSSGIGTFAIQIAKYRGARVFVTAGSEEKLAFCKGIGADVGINYKTEDFVARVKEETGGQGVDVILDCMGASYYKRNLDSLNFDGRLFIIGFQGGTSTEVDLRPLVAKRLTVQGAGLRNRSIENKAVIVTEVEKNVWPAIAEGKVKPVIYKSFPLSEAAEAHQLMESSHHIGKILLLT, via the exons ATGAAGGCTGTAGTGATAACCACACCGGGAGGCCCCCAAGTGCTGCAGCTCCAAGACGTGGAAGACCCCCACCTCGGCGACGGCGAAGTCCTTATCAGAGTCCACGCCACCGCCCTTAACAGAGCCGATACCCTTCAAAGGAAAGGCGCTTACCCTCCCCCTAAAGGTGCAAGCTCCTACCCAGGTCTTGAGTGCTCCGGCACCGTTGAATCCATCGGCAAACACGTTTCCCGGTGGAAAATCGGCGATCAG GTTTGTGCTCTTCTTGCTGGAGGTGGATATGCTGAGAAAGTTGCTGTTCCTCAGGAACAGATTCTTCCGGTTCCGCCTGGGGTTTCTTTGACGGATGCAGCTAGTTTCCCTGAGGTTGCATGCACTGTGTGGTCTACTATTTTCATGATGAGTCGCCTCACTCAAGGAGAAACCTTGTTG ATTCATGGAGGTTCCAGTGGAATTGGTACATTTGCAATTCAGATTGCCAAGTATCGCGGAGCAAGAGTATTTGTCACTGCAG GTAGTGAGGAGAAACTAGCTTTTTGTAAAGGTATAGGAGCTGATGTGGGTATCAACTACAAAACTGAGGACTTTGTTGCGAGGGTAAAGGAAGAAACTGGTGGTCAAG GTGTTGATGTTATTCTTGATTGTATGGGAGCATCCTACTATAAAAGAAATCTTGATAGCTTAAACTTTGATGGAAGGCTTTTTATTATTGGCTTTCAAGGGGGGACTTCTACCGAAGTAGATCTCCGGCCTTTAGTTGCCAAGCGTCTTACTGTACAAG GGGCTGGCTTGCGTAACAGAAGTATTGAAAATAAAGCTGTGATAGTTACTGAAGTGGAGAAGAACGTTTGGCCTGCAATTGCAGAAGGAAAGGTTAAGCCTGTGATCTACAAATCTTTCCCACTTTCTGAAGCAGCTGAGGCTCACCAGCTTATGGAAAGCAGCCATCATATTGGGAAGATATTGCTTTTGACATGA
- the LOC130725783 gene encoding uncharacterized protein LOC130725783, whose product MLRGLPQGKIHASSNLELRPLWLRSNSRSKTSVYSNRNLLAVPIRIKQKCNVDIMVQKFLSANFTIILFHYDGNVDEWLNLGWSSKATHIVAQNQTKWEIL is encoded by the exons ATGTTGAGAGGCTTGCCGCAAGGTAAAATACATGCTAGTTCAAATCTTGAGCTAAGGCCATTATGGTTGAGAAGTAATTCAAGGTCGAAG ACTAGTGTTTACTCGAATCGTAACTTGCTGGCAGTTCCAATTCGTATTAAACAAAAGTGTAATGTCGATATCATGGTGCAAAAG ttCCTTTCAGCAAATTTTACTATAATTTTGTTCCATTATGATGGCAATGTGGATGAATGGTTGAATCTTGGCTGGAGTAGCAAGGCCACACATATTGTTGCTCAGAATCAAACAAAGTG GGAGATTCTTTAA
- the LOC130722328 gene encoding serpin-ZX-like: MKTKNKAEQFIRAFDGFKVLRLSYKQGRDQTRRFSMYIFLPDAKDGLSTLIQNLASESGFLEQTFPRRKLPVGHFMIPKFKISYSVKAADVLKELGVVSPFSPQDADFSKMLEASGKLHVETIFHKAFIEVNEQGTEAAAATLVRGARMCRSQIPAGIDFVANHPFLFLIREDFTGTVLFIGQVLNPLDGADPPSYMDDDKPVVPKKRKMSSKI, from the exons ATGAAAACCAAGAACAAGGCTGAGCAATTTATTAGGGCTTTTGATGGTTTTAAAGTGCTCCGTCTTTCTTATAAACAAGGTAGAGATCAAACACGCCGATTCTCCATGTACATTTTTCTTCCAGATGCAAAAGATGGATTGTCAACTTTAATTCAAAACTTGGCTTCAGAGTCTGGTTTCTTGGAACAAACCTTTCCTCGCCGAAAACTTCCAGTAGGTCACTTCATGATTCCAAAATTCAAGATTTCTTATAGTGTTAAAGCTGCTGATGTGCTCAAGGAGCTTGGAGTTGTTTCACCTTTCTCTCCACAGGATGCCGATTTTTCAAAAATGCTGGAGGCCTCGGGTAAATTACACGTGGAAACCATATTTCACAAAGCATTCATTGAGGTAAATGAACAAGGGACTGAAGCTGCAGCGGCCACTTTGGTGCGTGGGGCACGAATGTGCCGTTCTCAAATTCCAGCTGGTATAGACTTTGTAGCTAACCACCCTTTCCTCTTCTTGATCAGAGAAGATTTCACCGGAACAGTCCTCTTCATTGGACAAGTGCTCAATCCTCTTGATGGAGCAGACCCCCCG TCGTACATGGATGATGATAAGCCAGTGGTTCCAAAAAAGAGGAAGATGTCAAGTAAAATATGA